A part of Thermodesulforhabdaceae bacterium genomic DNA contains:
- a CDS encoding transposase: MRPNKFSVDQIIKIIAEADLPGNPVSSVARKYGISPNTIYRWRQKYKGMSASEAKRLKVLEEENLRLKRLLAEKELEVQALTDIIKKNI; encoded by the coding sequence ATGAGACCTAATAAGTTTTCGGTTGACCAGATAATCAAGATCATCGCAGAGGCAGATCTTCCTGGCAATCCTGTATCTTCCGTTGCAAGAAAGTATGGAATTAGTCCCAACACCATATACCGATGGAGGCAGAAATACAAAGGCATGTCCGCTTCAGAAGCAAAACGCCTGAAAGTCCTTGAAGAGGAAAACTTAAGACTTAAAAGACTCCTTGCTGAGAAAGAGCTCGAAGTACAAGCTCTTACTGACATAATTAAAAAAAACATTTGA